From the Conger conger chromosome 13, fConCon1.1, whole genome shotgun sequence genome, the window CGGAGACTACCTAATCATCTCACATCAAAGAAGAACTTATCTCATCATAAACACAAATGAGAATAAACCAAACAACAAAATGAAACTATTTATCTGGAACTcccaaaccaaaacacaaaacaagcttaATTACTACCAGGCTGGCCCTAAATTAAGAGTAGAAATGAGCTGAATATCTTATTACTGTCTAAGATATCAAGCAGAGACGAGTCCTTACCAAGTACAGGCTCAGCGACCACAACCTTGGCATAGACAAATGCAGGCAAAAAAAAGCCTGGCTACCAAAAGAACTGAGAatatgtggtcactgtatgACAGGTGAGGTTGAAGCAGAGGTGCCCTTCCttctaaaatgcaaaaatatttaacaaaatttaaaaaaccacATCCCCAACTTCCTCAATGTTGAAGAGAGTGACAAACTGCCAATATTCTTAAGCGAGGGACCCACAGCACACTGCCTCAAAATATGTGTCATCACAGAATACTAGTTCACACATATTATAAAtatcacgcacaaacacacactgacatagacacattcatacatgcatacatgcacatacacagatagGCATACACGCTCACATATGCTTAGAATCAACACACTGTCATGTTGGCTGTTATAATTGTGGTATTAGTATGttagtgtatgtatgttagtATGTAATCATTATAACTTTTTATAATGATTAGTTACTAATGATTACCTAATAATTACTAATGAAACCTAATTTAACACCAAAGGGAGATTTTGGACAGCACtctccaccaccatcatcaaaaCATCAAATGAGGGAATAGCTTTTGGAAGAATGAGTAGAGTTCCAGAGACTAGTGGACAGAGACCAAGTCTATGGTAAGGCAGTTTGAAGCTCAGGTACATGTAAATAaattctgtaaagcatcttaaaaaataactaacccttgtgttgtcttaagggccaaaaatgacccgccactatgtttaacaacagagaaaaccccccaaattatctttttttcaacttgaaatttgatgacaaagtttgtgatgagtgacaggttgtttcttcatgcaaaatagatttggggtttaacattcaattaagctgctttattttaggtcattttttacccttaggggataaggggagtatacagaatgttaagactacacaagggttaaattaGTAGTTTTAAAAATAGGAAAATGAACTATAAACAGCAGTGAACAGAACTGAATCAAATCTGTATTTGTTGTGATTCACCTTTAAGCCCATACGTTGCAtgggtttatttgcattcattccttttttcaacaGTGACATTTTCTATCAATATGGTCACCGCATACACTgtaccatttgaaagcattaaaactcatggttcgaTCTGTATAAACTTTTTTAGggtgccattgctttagcaacaacggttccttattttgtaacatgtggggtGGTGAAAGAAGCATGTGGAGGCCTctccttctctgcattttcgAAATCCACAGACAACTGACATTTTCGAATAGCACATTTTTGGAATTAGAAACTAACTAATATTCATTGGTTACTTCAAATTTCTCTGGagaaattttcatttttaaaagttttaccATTGCATACTTGTTCAAAAGTATTTGTACATAAGAGTCCTATTATTTACATTCTATATAGGCTGTCAGCATACGATCAGCCCAGCTACGGGGTTCTCTGGCCAGTACTGGTAAAGCAGTTGCGACAATGTCACTCTCCATGTACAAGCAACTGCAGTATAAATTTAGCTCAATGCACAACTGGCCAGGATGGTATGGTATTACAGTGTCGACTGAGTAGCATTTTATTGAATGAAATTGtgtttccaacagtgtatagtgtgttaGGTTTGCATAAAACAGCACAGGTAAGAAAACCATAACTTTTACAGTACGCATGCTGAGGCCGTTATACctaaaaagaaaatctaaatgccaacatatgaaaaatattgacattcacatgtcacccccctgctcagcaacctccactggctgcctgttatggctcacatcaaatttaaaactttggtgctcgcataccaggcagttaaaggatcagcccctgtgtatattcaatcccttatcaagacctatacaccaacaagacccctccgttctgccactttgtgccgtctggcgcctccccctcgccacaccagcacttcacgctcacgactgctgtctgtcctggtcccatggtggtggaatgacctcccggtgaatgtcagaacggcagagtctctgacctacttcaagcgcagactgaagacccatctcttcaggctacacctttccctccccaactcacaatcactgtgattagccttagaccgtaatggcacttatgtatagatatcgttacttgtataggtattgttgtttttattggctgttgttgtattctagctgccaacagtggtatgctagtttgaatgttgattgtactcttcaagggttctgaatttctgtatgtttacactaggactcggaactgtactgtcctctcacttttgcacttgttcttgtgattgatttgcactttgttgtacgtcgctctggataagagcgtctgctaaatgccacgtaatgtaatgtaatgtaacatatgtATACATATTGGAAATGtttatgtacatttaatttttaaaaatcaaacgCTAAGAAATTACAAAGAAATTAGAGAACATTTATTCCTGTCAGGTTGAACAGACTAGAGCTCAGAAAAATAATGTCATATACAGAAGCAACAACCGAACCAAAAAACGGCCGAAAAcacattaatgagagaggtcagaggagaatggccagacttgttgaagctgacaggaaggtgacagcaaagcgacagcaatgcaaataaccgtgcattacaacagtggtatgtagaagagcttctctaaacacacaacgtgttaaacctctaaatggataggctacagcagcagaagacttataaGACTAAAAGTTAACTCTGAgtgtataataatgataaaattatAGATCACCACAttcagtaggtggcggtaatgcacacattttttgCTAACCGCCGTTAAACCTCATTGAAGAAGAAGATGCTGTCATTAATGTGCGACAGACACCACGCCAGCAGCAGCATGAATTAGGTATATTTCAAGTGAAAGCTACTCGTGTAAAACCCGAAGGGTAAGATCTAATTCATGGTTTGCTGTTGTCAGTTTTACCTACCCAAATATGATGTATATATTGCTGGTTGTATAAACTATACTGAATGATTAACATTTGCTaaagaatgttttgttttgctgctAAACCATGCAGTTGCTAGCTACTAGTAACTCAAGAGGGAAACACGCGATTAATCATAACGAAaactcactgtgttccgaacagaacaagGGAAGCGGCTGAtcgatgtgaattggaccaattaCTATAGATAAAACGACACATAACTGCACAACGTTAGCTCATGGTCCAAACACCGCcgataagcctgcccggtttgtagtctctcgttagcaacagtgGACCACTatatctgtatatatatttataactaTATCACTGTATGCTCAAATGAATCGTGCATGTGACTCGtacgtttttatgaaaacggaaggaattatacattacacattacacgcacacaaaccaaAGCTCTCGAAGTAATTtagttattcgtcatgaaagttgcacagCTGGAATGAAGGGAACATTACCACCAGTGGTCGCGCTGGCCACTGGAATATTTCGTTTTTGGAATGCAGGTGAAAAAAACAGGCTTACTATTTGTGCTATAATAAGCCCACAATAATCACACAATAAATGTATACCATGTCCCCGGACAGCCAGAAAATAATCAGCAATTCAAATACAACTTTAAACGGCCAACTAAGACCAACGTTATTATAGCAACATTTCCACTGCAGGCATGAAAAATGTTGCTTTTTAATTCTTGCTTAACCTACATTTGATATCTTGTTCTGGACGAGGTGATTCGTAATGCACATTTTTACCGAGGACAACCTTACCGCAGTAATAGTAGCCTTTTTTACTGCAAGCAGTAAGCAGTTCCAGAATcgttgtggctcatctctgtacttctttgccaaTTGTAATCTTCTCTTCCAATTCTTACTGCTGATtggtggtttgcatcttgtggtatagcccctatattgctgctctctaagtcttctttgaatggttgattgagataccttcacctctgcccgatggagattgtttgtgatgtcactgcctgatgttttggggtttttccttttgacctcaaactcaattgtcttcagtgtatagcaaaaacaaaggaattgaccttgctgttccaatacttttggagggcactgtatgtaataataattccttTGGTTAAAGATGTAAGACAATAAATTAAACCTCCATTTGGCATTGAAGTGTGCTCATAAAAATGGACTTTGCCGATTCCAACGATCCTCAACGCCCATATTCTCAGAGGCGTTGACCATGTCATCTTCCTTGCTGTTCTTGGATAGGTGAGCCCTCTCATCATGGCCAGGAGGTGGAGCGGGGGCCACTCTGCGGCCGTGCTCTGCGTGGGGGCCGCGGGGGGCCCCGGGGGGCTGCTGGCCTCGGGCGCGGAGGGCGGGGAGGTGACGGTGTGGAGCCAGGACGGGGCGGCGCTGGCCCAGCTCCGGCTGCCGGCGGGGGAGGACGTGACGGGCGCCCTGTTCTCGCCCTCGGCCCCCGGCTCGCTCTACGTGTCTCACGGGGAGACGGTGAGCGTGCTGGACCCTCGGAACCTGAAGGGCCCGGTGCAGGAGCTCCACGTGGGCGAGGACGAGATCAACGGGCTGTCGCTGAACGAGACGGGTGCGCTGCTGGCCGCGGCGGACGACTCTGGGGCGGTGTGCGTAGTGGAGCTGGCCAGCGGGAAGGTCAGCCGCACCCTGCGCAGGCACACCAACATCTGCTCCTCCGTGGCCTTCCGGCCCCTGCGGCCCCACAGCCTGCTGTCTGCAGGCCTCGACATGCAGGTGAGACAGATGCAGGGGAGCCTCCCTGGTGATGAGTCAGCCTGGAGCGGTTTTTCTGCTATTCAGTTTGGGCCTGTACCGTTACGATCAGCTTCTCTGCAAGGCGGggcactgtgctgtgtttggaagTGATTCAAAGGCTTATGCTCTGATTCTGATGAATGAAGTAGGATTATTGTCAGTTGTTAGTAGTAATaattctattatttttttaacaatacgTTTCATTCAGGTAAGCGAAAAGGATTTCAGAGAGCTTATCAGATTTCCACATTTTAGACAGGAAACCTTGCCTACCTGAGGTGGAAGCACCTCAGGGTTTTTTATGGAGCTACACTAACTTGGCACCCACACAGTTTCTAATGACCCTGAATGAGGCTAGCTCCCCTCAGCCCATGTGTGGGCATAGTGTGCATTAGCAGCAAGGGAGATTGGCTGACTGTGAGTCATTGCTGGAACGAAGACAACTGTGTTACTGCAACAAGCTGAGTTTCTATATGTATGGAGAGTTTGTGTCGGGATGCGAAACCAAACGGGCTAGTTTCTCGGTTTCCCAAGAACAAACTTTTGGCAGCTTTGTTGAAAAGGTGATGTCATCTGTGTAGTTTGCTCACTGTTGTGCTTTCAAAGGTGTAGTATCGCCCTCATGCGTTCAAAAGGTGTAATGTTTATCCTCAACATTTATGTAAATGGACAttgggaaatatatatttttaaattgtaaccTATGTGCAGTGTTTCATCCAAATCGAAGCCAAACTGCGCTCTGCTGGTTATGTAGCCTACAGGCTGAAACACAGGGTGACTTCATTACCCTCTCGTGCAAGCTTCACTCCTGTGTGGTTGTAGATAACcataattaatcacaaaaaactatgttttaaatgaaataattgcaTTTGCTGAACGCctcaaaataattaataatcttAGAGCAGCTCACTGGAAAGTGTATTATCATATTAAAGTTAGCAAGCACGCTAGCATGCTTTATTTCTAACATGATCATGTGTTCTATTTGGGACCACATAGCTcgtatcactctttcaacatagcttgcccacaaactGTCAGTACATAGCAGTTTCCTGTCTTTTGatgtaaatatgcattaaaaataaaacgctTGGCTGCAAAGTTGCATTAAATAATCTATTTTGCCCACTAGCTAACTAATGTTAAAGTAAAGAAAATCCCATTCTCCCCATTTTTTGTGCACAGATACCATCTACTGGCAAACAGTGGTTTTTGATGTTCATTGATAATACATTCTTAGCTAGTATGCATTATGAAgcatgatttaaaagtataaTTAGATCACTGTTTTCCATTTTATAAATCTGctgtctgaaatgcatttcttcagTGAAATCTTAAGGAGACACCAGTTGTCTAGGCTAGCTAACGTAGACTCGCCTTGTTACGAACACCAGGTTAACGCACAATGTTCCAAACAAtgcaactttcatgatgaataCATACCCGTTTGAATCGTTTGAATAGCATTTGCATTGAATTAATATTCTAAATAGATTTTATCCTTGGGTACTGTTGTTGCTGTATTTGAGCCAGGCTGATTGAGTGCTGCTTCTCCTGTCCCAGCTCATGTTGTGGAGCCTGCAGAAGGCCCGGCCCTTGTGGGTGCTGAACCTACAGGAGgagggcgaggaggaggaggaggaggggcggtGCGGCCAGACTCCGGGCCAACTCTTCAACCCTCCGCTGGCGCACTGCGTCTCCGTGGCGGCCTGCGGGAACGTGGCGGCCTGCGCGGCGGAGGACGGCCGGGTGCACGTGGTGCGGGTGGACGGGGGCTCGCGGCCGGGGGGCCGCACGGCCCTGCAGGCCCACAGCCAGGGCGCCTCCCAGGCCCACTTCCTCAGCTTCCTGTCCCACCCTTACTGGCTGGCCACGGGCGGCAACGACGGACGCGTGGCCCTGTGGGACGTCAGAGAGCACGCCGCCCCTCCAGAGGGCAAGACCAAACCCCGCGGGCCGCCCCGCCGCAGGAGGCCCAAGGGCAGGTCAAAGCCCAAAACGCAGGCTGAGCCCCCGCCCCGGGCCCGGCCCACGCCCGAGgcagagcaggagcaggagcaggagcaggagcaggagcaggaggcgcAGGGTGCCTGCGCTAGCCCTGACCCAGAGACGTCTCCTGCAGGACCCAGACTCAGCATCAGCCACGGGGATAAGGTCAACTGGCTCTGCCCCGCCCTGCTGAAGGGTGAGCCCTGCCTCCTGGTGGCAGACCAGAGCAGCGCGCTGTCAGTATACTCCCTCAGCGCACTGTAGTCGCCCCTTACTCACCCCTGCGGACCCTCTCAAACCCGTCACCTACTCACCGAGGACCCTACAGAGCAGAATTAAGCAGGACTTTGTTGGGtaggggtggtgttgggtagaAGAGGGGTGGTGTTAATGAGCCCTTACAGTACTTGAGGATACAGTGGGGTATGCAGCTCCTATTTCCCTGAAATTGTGATTTGAGGTATTTGTTGCCAGAAGGATGTTCTAAGCAATGGCTGCAGATGCGTCATCCATTACTGGTGAGATTGTCTCTGCATCAGAGTGCCTACAGTCACCCCAGCAGCCCTTTCTCTGGGAGAAAAGAGTCTCTCTGTTTATAAACCGCAGGGAATTTTCCAtcgtccattttgttttgattttttccATCAGTGTTCAGTGGGTTGCATTTATGTACCACCCTTCTTGGATTTTAATGCACGCTGCTGTGAATTCACTCTAACCTGCTTATACCAATTAAAGGTGTCTCTGTGTAGAATTGTGTTGGTTATCCCATGTGTGGGTGAATTTGTGCATCTtattgtttgtgttcatgtcccaacacacagtgacatacacaccagtggaggctcctccatagaggtggaggaggcctggcctccccaataatttgagagaagagagagatttaaaaaaaacaataaatatatttattttatttatttattttaacaaaaaacatattttttattttttatattcatattattttagttttgttcataaatctaaattttcccatggctaaaacccaatattgcaattgtaaagcaacaggccagatttccctatcagtttgtattaagggaggccaggcctcccctaggaaattagcttttcatagaagtcaatgtaatgcattttttttcatgccaatatgtgattggccagatcactgaaaatgggtgggcaacggaggcctggcctcaccatgcattgtgtccagggctgaaagattgacattttgttcgtccaatcacatgctactggttcatttggaatcaactatcctttcctttcctattcaacacagaagccattttgagaattcgctagtcacttcagtcaaacaaacactcgccatagtggctacgagtgtcctatcaacttgtgcttttcaggaaatttagagaacacccctggctatcatccctggagtttatagctcaaacacttttgcttaaaactacctcggaagtcggcgagattctagcgcaatttgagatcttgggctggagatatgcagattccagatactagggagtgagaatgacattcaataggtcatgttagacaccatttgggatttattgaacagttttatttttaatgtagtccatttcgttttattacaagtcaatttaataatcttccatatcaaattactgaattgttgctctgtgaggaaattcactctaaatacgaatagagtgctgccctctagtggataacgttaacgttagataaagccaactggaaccatatttttacatattttatattaaatatattgaataaaactacatatgataaagaaagtgttatcttatcttttttatatgctaaacttgattaaattggtgattacatgttgaagctgtagaagaatgaaaaatgtaagctaaacaaaattgtttttaactacataattaaaattcctgccttttacacatgttaacttggcatttatattacatccaaatgtcatttctcagcttaattatcaggcaggctcatagacttacagcaatgtcatttcttcaggaaggcacaaggctaagctctgcacaatgaatttcatcagccagaactttctgactgtagcttacactccaaatagtatgcctttggccagcacaaagacagataagagaacagggaacattccatcgcgagtgaagtgagcaagcggaaaaaaatggcctcctcaattctggaagtcaccagcctccactgatacaCACCAACTAGCGTTGGCCCTTTCTCTTCATTTTAGGTGTGCATAGGTTTTACCTTGTATGAGGGGGGTAAGTCTTTTTCCTGGTAAAGTTTGCTGCAGGGTTCAGGCTGGCAATAGTGCAGGCTTTGTCTTGGATCGTCATCCTGCTGGCCATCGGTCTGTCTCGATGTTCTAGCACATTCCGGAGAAAACATGCAAAACTTCCCAATTGCTTCATCTGCAGAATGTCTGAGAATGTTTGCTATCAGATTACTATTCCTTTTCTTGGTGTTCAGAACACCTCTAAAATGAAACGCTCTTTGTCACCTGTACTTTATCACTGGTCTTcaggaaatgtttttcagtggaacaatACTTCATTGTCATTGCATTTGTACAGGTGCCACCAGGGTAATATAATATTTGCACGGACTGTTCCAGAAACCTTGTGTTGCCTACATTAAATGTGGAATGATaaggaaatatttttgatggtcgcttggaccaggagctgggtcaagtagggggtgagaaaggggcggattctccgtatgttgtataggaagaacctgcaagaccgggtcaccgccgcaatgttctcggaaagggacagtctgctgtccatcaccacgcagaggttccttgcactgggtgacagcgtgagtgtggtatccccgagggaaatggagagatccagatggggagaggtattagtagggatgaatatcatttcagtcttgcctgggttgagctttagatggtggttgtccatccagctctggatgtccctcaggc encodes:
- the wdr53 gene encoding WD repeat-containing protein 53, which gives rise to MARRWSGGHSAAVLCVGAAGGPGGLLASGAEGGEVTVWSQDGAALAQLRLPAGEDVTGALFSPSAPGSLYVSHGETVSVLDPRNLKGPVQELHVGEDEINGLSLNETGALLAAADDSGAVCVVELASGKVSRTLRRHTNICSSVAFRPLRPHSLLSAGLDMQLMLWSLQKARPLWVLNLQEEGEEEEEEGRCGQTPGQLFNPPLAHCVSVAACGNVAACAAEDGRVHVVRVDGGSRPGGRTALQAHSQGASQAHFLSFLSHPYWLATGGNDGRVALWDVREHAAPPEGKTKPRGPPRRRRPKGRSKPKTQAEPPPRARPTPEAEQEQEQEQEQEQEAQGACASPDPETSPAGPRLSISHGDKVNWLCPALLKGEPCLLVADQSSALSVYSLSAL